From one Rhodothermales bacterium genomic stretch:
- a CDS encoding tetratricopeptide repeat protein, producing the protein MRTLAIGLVLLVFATSGRPADVYAQADAGYEALQTGDYARARRAFTDQLNEAGGRGGRAAVYLAETYIATGAYDEGLGVIDGYLRRAGDDAFLLSARGRLLEAMGRLGDASVAYRAAAERDISYLRNVLALALVMERQGQVTQAADIFGAIYRRYKNNELTTAEELGVGALAAARIGEFRDANEAFRLAYRIEPGHIENLYWWAELFREKYNDADAVRTYEEALTLNPHYAPLYTGLARATNGFEAREQYARKALAENPLSVDAYSILAGLAIVDGLFTEAETSALRALDIDSTSIEALGHLASSYYLQGDTVRYAEVERRALAINPRAGEFYLTLAHNSEMKFRYPDAVDFSLAAVQTDRRNPKAYAQLGTSLLRLGRSQEARRYLDFSFERDPFNVFVGNTLELLDEYENFALLDSEHFRLLIHASESDVLGPSILALAEEAYVDLRLRYPYTPAGKIFLEAYNDPDDFAVRVAGVPHIGLLGVCFGDVLAINTPKGQPAGSYNWARTLWHELAHTMSIGLAEFKLPRWFAEGLAVYEERVARPEWGREMELELLMAFDQNKLLPLESIDRGFTRPTFEGQILLSYFHASEVIAMIDADYGHDAVVNVLRGFAAGLNSAESVRQATGQTLAQIDAAFAERLRRRRGELSDVLAGWPNPFVEDQAPSLLDRLTGGGENALIAALREGYRLLDEKDFAGAERNFRQALSVYPAYVDPGNAYTGLAAVYRETGDTARRIEVLEAYLARAEHAAAEALELADLYEAAGRTAEAVALRERSLDVAPYDRDVQARLAEGYLEVGNTAGAVRARRAILGLNPVDRSEAYYLYALSLYADGQSAGARRAVLQSLELAPGYREAQKLLLKLVDDPAGE; encoded by the coding sequence ATGCGTACGCTCGCCATCGGTCTGGTATTGCTCGTCTTCGCCACCTCCGGGCGTCCTGCGGACGTGTATGCGCAAGCGGATGCGGGCTATGAAGCGTTGCAGACGGGCGATTATGCCCGGGCGCGGCGCGCGTTCACCGATCAGCTGAACGAGGCCGGCGGCCGGGGCGGCCGCGCCGCCGTCTATCTGGCCGAGACGTATATCGCGACCGGCGCATACGACGAAGGGCTGGGGGTCATCGACGGCTACCTGCGCCGCGCCGGCGACGACGCCTTCCTGCTGTCCGCCCGAGGCCGGCTGCTCGAGGCCATGGGCCGCCTGGGCGATGCATCCGTCGCCTACCGCGCCGCGGCCGAGCGGGATATCAGCTACCTGCGCAACGTGCTCGCCCTGGCGCTCGTCATGGAGCGGCAGGGGCAGGTGACGCAGGCCGCGGATATTTTCGGGGCCATCTACCGCCGGTACAAAAACAACGAACTGACGACGGCTGAAGAGCTGGGCGTGGGGGCGCTCGCCGCCGCGCGGATCGGGGAATTTCGCGATGCGAACGAGGCGTTCCGGCTCGCGTATCGCATCGAGCCCGGGCATATCGAAAACCTCTACTGGTGGGCGGAGCTGTTCCGCGAGAAATACAACGACGCCGACGCCGTCCGCACCTACGAAGAGGCGCTGACCCTGAACCCGCATTACGCGCCGCTCTATACGGGGCTGGCCCGGGCCACCAACGGGTTCGAGGCCCGCGAGCAGTATGCCCGGAAGGCGCTGGCCGAGAACCCGCTGAGCGTCGACGCCTACAGCATCCTCGCCGGCCTCGCGATCGTCGACGGACTCTTCACCGAGGCCGAGACGTCGGCGCTGCGGGCGCTCGACATCGATTCCACGTCGATCGAAGCCCTCGGGCACCTCGCCTCGTCCTACTACCTGCAGGGCGACACGGTGCGGTATGCCGAGGTGGAGCGCCGCGCCCTGGCGATCAACCCGCGCGCCGGCGAGTTCTATCTCACCCTCGCGCATAACAGCGAGATGAAGTTCCGGTACCCGGATGCGGTCGATTTCAGCCTCGCCGCCGTGCAGACCGATCGCCGCAATCCGAAAGCCTATGCCCAGCTGGGCACGAGCCTGCTGCGTCTGGGGCGGTCGCAGGAGGCCCGCCGGTATCTCGATTTCAGTTTCGAGCGCGATCCGTTTAATGTCTTCGTGGGCAATACCCTCGAACTGCTCGACGAATACGAGAACTTCGCGCTGCTCGACAGCGAGCACTTCCGCCTGCTGATCCACGCCAGCGAGAGCGACGTGCTGGGGCCGTCCATTCTGGCGCTGGCGGAGGAGGCGTATGTCGACCTCCGCCTCCGGTATCCGTACACGCCGGCCGGGAAGATCTTCCTGGAGGCCTACAACGATCCCGACGATTTCGCCGTCCGCGTCGCCGGCGTTCCCCACATCGGGCTCCTCGGGGTGTGTTTCGGCGACGTCCTGGCGATCAACACGCCGAAAGGCCAGCCGGCCGGCAGCTACAACTGGGCGCGCACGCTGTGGCACGAGCTGGCGCACACCATGTCGATCGGGCTCGCGGAGTTCAAGCTCCCACGCTGGTTCGCCGAGGGGCTTGCGGTCTACGAGGAACGCGTCGCACGGCCGGAGTGGGGGCGGGAGATGGAGCTCGAACTCCTGATGGCGTTCGATCAGAATAAGTTGCTCCCGCTCGAATCGATCGACCGCGGCTTCACGCGGCCGACCTTCGAGGGGCAGATTCTGCTGAGCTATTTCCACGCCTCCGAAGTCATCGCCATGATCGACGCCGACTACGGGCACGACGCCGTCGTCAACGTCCTGCGCGGCTTCGCGGCCGGGCTGAATTCAGCCGAAAGCGTGCGCCAGGCGACGGGGCAGACGCTGGCGCAGATCGATGCGGCCTTCGCGGAGCGGCTCCGCCGGCGTCGCGGCGAGCTCTCGGACGTCCTCGCCGGCTGGCCCAATCCGTTCGTCGAGGACCAGGCGCCGTCGCTGCTGGATCGGCTGACCGGGGGCGGTGAAAACGCCCTGATCGCGGCGCTGCGCGAAGGCTACAGGTTGCTCGACGAGAAGGACTTTGCCGGCGCCGAGCGCAACTTCCGGCAGGCCCTGTCGGTCTACCCTGCGTACGTGGATCCCGGAAACGCCTATACCGGACTGGCCGCCGTCTATCGCGAAACGGGCGATACGGCCCGGCGCATCGAGGTGCTGGAAGCCTATCTGGCGCGCGCCGAACACGCCGCGGCGGAGGCGCTCGAACTGGCCGACCTGTACGAGGCCGCCGGCCGCACCGCGGAGGCCGTCGCCCTGCGCGAGCGGAGTCTGGATGTCGCCCCCTACGATCGCGACGTGCAGGCGCGTCTCGCGGAGGGCTACCTCGAAGTGGGTAACACCGCCGGCGCCGTGCGCGCGCGCCGCGCCATCCTGGGGCTGAACCCGGTGGATCGCTCCGAGGCGTATTATTTGTATGCCCTCAGCCTGTATGCCGACGGTCAGTCCGCCGGCGCCCGGCGGGCGGTGCTGCAGTCGCTGGAGCTGGCCCCGGGGTACCGGGAGGCCCAGAAGCTGCTCCTCAAACTGGTCGACGATCCGGCCGGCGAGTAA
- a CDS encoding homogentisate phytyltransferase — protein MSTSRHPARALWAFSRPHTIIGTTLSVAGLFVMAYSLGGRPEVSWQVPGWTLLACLAANVFIVGLNQLVDIDIDRINKPDLPLASGALSVRAGRLIVGACLAVAVAVALVEGRYLAITVLASLAIGTLYSVPPIRLKRFHFWAAACIITVRGLIVNIFLYRHFADRMGMESRIPAVVWLLTGFIFVFGLVIAWYKDIPDMQGDRTFEIATLSLRLGPRRVFELGGAALAAGYLVVTFAGLVGVDGAHGPMLASVHLLLLAMARSRARSVQPEEPRAMTRYYLLLWGLFYAEYIVFPLSVWIG, from the coding sequence TTGTCGACCTCCCGCCATCCAGCACGCGCCCTCTGGGCCTTTTCGCGGCCGCATACGATCATCGGCACGACCTTGAGCGTGGCGGGGTTGTTTGTGATGGCCTACAGCCTGGGGGGGCGGCCCGAGGTGAGCTGGCAGGTGCCGGGTTGGACGCTGCTCGCGTGTCTGGCGGCGAACGTATTTATCGTCGGGCTGAACCAGCTGGTCGATATCGACATCGACCGGATCAACAAGCCCGACCTGCCCCTGGCATCGGGCGCGCTTTCGGTGCGGGCCGGCCGGCTGATCGTCGGGGCGTGTCTCGCGGTGGCCGTGGCCGTCGCGCTCGTCGAGGGCCGGTATCTGGCGATCACGGTCCTCGCCAGTCTGGCGATCGGCACCCTGTATTCCGTCCCGCCCATCCGGCTCAAGCGGTTTCATTTCTGGGCGGCGGCGTGCATCATCACCGTGCGCGGGCTCATCGTGAACATCTTCCTGTACCGGCATTTTGCCGACCGGATGGGCATGGAAAGCCGCATCCCGGCCGTTGTATGGTTGCTCACCGGTTTTATCTTTGTGTTCGGGCTCGTCATTGCCTGGTACAAGGACATCCCGGACATGCAGGGCGATCGGACGTTCGAGATCGCGACGCTCAGCCTGCGGCTCGGTCCTCGGCGCGTCTTCGAGCTGGGAGGGGCTGCGTTGGCCGCCGGCTATCTCGTGGTCACGTTTGCCGGCCTCGTCGGGGTCGATGGCGCGCATGGTCCGATGCTTGCCAGCGTCCATCTGCTGCTGCTCGCGATGGCCCGCTCCCGCGCACGGAGTGTGCAACCTGAGGAACCCCGGGCGATGACGCGGTATTACCTATTGCTCTGGGGACTGTTCTATGCTGAATATATCGTCTTCCCTCTGTCCGTCTGGATCGGATGA
- a CDS encoding methyltransferase domain-containing protein, whose product MQTDALQRAIQRFYDVSTPLWEDVWGDHLHHGYYGSDGSVRKAPYEAQVDLVEALRRFGRLEQAGRILDAGCGVGGSALYLARKLGAEVEGITLSPVQARSATARAEAAGLGDRVRFSVADALAPPFEPASFDAVWALESAEHFPDKSAWLATCARLLRPGGRLVAATWCIRPSPPDPGAAERRLLRRLYGAYHLPDMISLPDYLERLAGLGFDAVCGEDWTGAVAPFWGEVVRSAMRPASLAGLLRAGWPTIRGALAMRHMMRGYRTGLIRFGVFTAVRR is encoded by the coding sequence ATGCAGACCGACGCCCTCCAACGCGCCATCCAGCGGTTTTACGACGTTTCGACGCCGCTGTGGGAAGATGTCTGGGGGGATCATCTGCATCACGGCTATTACGGCAGCGACGGCTCGGTCCGAAAAGCGCCCTATGAAGCCCAGGTCGATCTGGTCGAGGCGCTGCGGCGGTTCGGGCGTCTGGAGCAGGCCGGCCGCATCCTCGACGCCGGCTGCGGCGTGGGCGGCAGCGCGCTGTATCTGGCCAGAAAACTCGGGGCCGAGGTCGAGGGCATCACGCTCAGTCCGGTGCAGGCGCGCAGCGCCACCGCGCGCGCCGAGGCGGCCGGCCTGGGCGACCGCGTGCGCTTCTCCGTCGCCGATGCCCTCGCACCACCCTTCGAGCCGGCTTCGTTCGACGCCGTCTGGGCGCTGGAGAGCGCCGAACATTTTCCCGACAAATCGGCCTGGCTGGCGACGTGCGCCCGGCTGCTGCGGCCCGGCGGCCGGCTGGTCGCCGCCACCTGGTGCATCCGTCCGTCGCCGCCGGATCCCGGGGCCGCCGAACGCCGGTTGCTTCGACGACTCTACGGCGCGTATCATCTTCCCGACATGATTTCGTTGCCAGATTACCTGGAACGGCTCGCCGGGCTGGGGTTCGACGCCGTGTGCGGCGAGGACTGGACCGGTGCCGTGGCGCCGTTCTGGGGCGAGGTCGTCCGCTCGGCGATGCGTCCGGCAAGCCTCGCCGGGCTGCTGCGGGCCGGCTGGCCGACCATCCGCGGCGCGCTGGCCATGCGCCATATGATGCGCGGGTACCGCACCGGGCTGATTCGCTTTGGCGTGTTCACCGCCGTTCGCCGCTGA